A stretch of Mycobacterium sp. ITM-2016-00316 DNA encodes these proteins:
- a CDS encoding CoA ester lyase, whose protein sequence is MPLDNIGPAWIFCPADRPERFEKAAAAADVVILDLEDGAGDKPAARAAIVDTPLDPSRTVIRINPHGTEDQRLDLEALQRTAYTTVMLPKCEAAEQVSALAPLEVVLIVETPLGALTVADTAAVANTIGVMWGAEDLFGSLGGTLNRFPDGSYRGVALHVRSQSLLAAKAHGKLALDSVYIDIKDLDGLRRETDDAVAVGFDIKVALHPTQVTVIREGYAPSDDQVDWARHVLAAATNQRGAFAFEGIMVDAPVLRRAERIVQLAPHPGS, encoded by the coding sequence GTGCCGCTCGACAATATCGGTCCGGCGTGGATCTTCTGCCCGGCCGATCGTCCGGAACGATTCGAGAAGGCTGCGGCTGCAGCCGATGTCGTCATCCTCGATCTGGAGGACGGCGCCGGTGACAAGCCGGCCGCGCGTGCGGCCATCGTCGACACGCCGCTGGACCCGTCCCGCACCGTCATCCGGATCAACCCGCACGGCACCGAGGACCAGCGGCTCGACCTGGAGGCGCTGCAGCGCACCGCCTATACGACCGTCATGTTGCCCAAGTGCGAGGCCGCCGAGCAGGTGAGCGCGCTGGCGCCGCTGGAGGTGGTGCTCATCGTGGAGACGCCGCTCGGTGCGCTCACGGTCGCCGACACCGCGGCCGTCGCCAACACGATCGGGGTGATGTGGGGTGCCGAGGATCTGTTCGGCTCGCTGGGCGGGACGCTGAACCGTTTCCCCGATGGCTCCTACCGCGGCGTGGCCCTGCATGTCCGCTCGCAGTCACTGCTGGCCGCCAAGGCCCATGGCAAGCTCGCGCTCGATTCGGTCTACATCGACATCAAGGATCTCGACGGGCTGCGCCGGGAGACCGACGACGCCGTCGCCGTCGGCTTCGACATCAAGGTCGCTCTGCACCCGACCCAGGTCACGGTCATCCGGGAGGGCTATGCACCCTCGGACGACCAGGTCGACTGGGCACGACACGTCCTGGCCGCCGCGACGAACCAGCGGGGCGCATTCGCTTTCGAGGGCATAATGGTGGATGCCCCGGTACTGCGGCGGGCGGAGCGGATCGTCCAGCTTGCGCCTCACCCCGGTAGCTAG
- a CDS encoding MaoC family dehydratase, whose product MTDTPKRIVEQRGLWFEEFETGVLYRHKPGRTITEADNVLFTTLTMNTQALHLDAAFSDALPPFHQRLVNSMFTLSTLVGLSVTQLTQGTIVGNLGFSDIAFPKPLFHGDTLYAESEVVDKRESKSRPGEGIVTFAHTGRNQHGDIVATASRKTMVRKKPQEA is encoded by the coding sequence GTGACCGACACGCCCAAACGCATTGTCGAGCAACGTGGCCTCTGGTTCGAGGAGTTCGAAACCGGTGTGCTGTACCGGCACAAGCCGGGCCGCACCATCACCGAGGCCGACAACGTCCTGTTCACCACGCTGACCATGAACACCCAGGCACTGCATCTGGATGCCGCGTTCTCCGATGCGCTGCCGCCGTTCCACCAGCGGCTGGTGAACTCGATGTTCACGCTGTCGACGCTGGTCGGGTTGTCGGTCACCCAGCTGACCCAGGGCACCATCGTCGGCAACCTCGGCTTCTCCGATATCGCCTTCCCCAAACCGCTGTTCCACGGCGACACCCTCTACGCCGAGTCCGAAGTGGTCGACAAGCGGGAGTCCAAGAGCCGGCCCGGTGAAGGTATCGTCACCTTCGCGCACACCGGCCGCAATCAGCACGGCGATATCGTGGCGACCGCATCGCGAAAGACCATGGTGCGCAAGAAACCTCAGGAGGCCTAG
- a CDS encoding acyl-CoA dehydrogenase family protein → MSDYLSTGALPDDYAQLAKTVRDFAQSVVAPVAAKHDEEHSFPYDVVAGMAEMGLFGLPFPEEYGGMGGDYFALCLALEELGKVDQSVAITLEAGVSLGAMPVYRFGNDAQKEEWLPLLASGKALGAFGLTEAGGGSDAGATKTTAKADGGDWVINGSKQFITNSGTDITKLVTVTAVTGETGTGKKEISSILVPVPTKGFTAEPAYNKVGWNASDTHPLSFDDVRVPRENLLGERGRGYANFLRILDEGRIAIAALSVGAAQGCVDESVKYAKEREAFGAAIGSYQAIAFKIARMEARAHIARTAYYDAAALMLAGKPFKKAASIAKLVASEAAMDNSRDATQIFGGYGFMNEYSVARHYRDSKILEIGEGTTEVQLMLIGRELGL, encoded by the coding sequence ATGAGCGATTATCTGTCCACGGGCGCACTGCCCGACGACTACGCACAGCTGGCCAAGACGGTGCGCGATTTCGCGCAGAGCGTCGTCGCACCCGTGGCGGCCAAACACGATGAAGAACACAGCTTCCCGTACGACGTCGTGGCCGGGATGGCCGAGATGGGGCTGTTCGGCCTGCCTTTCCCCGAGGAGTACGGCGGCATGGGTGGGGACTACTTCGCGCTCTGCCTAGCGCTGGAGGAACTGGGCAAGGTCGACCAGAGTGTGGCCATCACCCTGGAGGCCGGCGTCTCGCTGGGCGCGATGCCGGTGTACCGGTTCGGCAATGACGCACAGAAAGAAGAATGGCTGCCGCTGCTGGCCAGCGGTAAGGCGCTCGGCGCCTTCGGGCTCACCGAGGCGGGCGGGGGCAGCGACGCCGGCGCCACCAAGACCACTGCCAAAGCCGACGGCGGTGACTGGGTCATCAACGGCTCCAAGCAGTTCATCACCAACTCCGGTACCGACATCACCAAGCTGGTTACCGTCACCGCCGTCACCGGGGAAACCGGCACCGGCAAGAAGGAGATCTCGTCCATTCTGGTGCCGGTGCCCACCAAGGGATTCACCGCCGAACCCGCCTACAACAAGGTCGGCTGGAACGCCTCGGACACCCACCCGTTGAGCTTCGACGATGTCCGGGTGCCCCGGGAGAACCTGCTCGGTGAACGCGGCCGCGGCTACGCCAACTTCCTGCGCATCCTCGATGAGGGCCGCATCGCGATCGCCGCGCTGTCGGTCGGCGCGGCGCAGGGCTGTGTGGACGAAAGCGTGAAATACGCCAAGGAACGCGAGGCGTTCGGCGCCGCGATCGGCAGCTACCAGGCCATCGCCTTCAAGATCGCCCGCATGGAGGCCCGCGCCCACATAGCCCGCACCGCCTATTACGACGCCGCCGCGCTGATGTTGGCGGGCAAGCCGTTCAAGAAGGCCGCGTCGATCGCCAAGCTGGTGGCCAGTGAAGCCGCCATGGACAACTCACGCGATGCCACCCAGATCTTCGGCGGCTACGGCTTCATGAACGAGTACTCGGTGGCCCGTCATTACCGGGACTCCAAGATCCTCGAGATCGGCGAAGGAACGACCGAAGTGCAACTGATGCTGATCGGACGGGAGCTCGGACTGTGA
- a CDS encoding biotin carboxylase N-terminal domain-containing protein, whose amino-acid sequence MFNTVLVANRGEIAVRVIRTLRDMGIRSVAVYSDADAGARHVREADTAVRIGPAPARQSYLDIEAIVSAARRTGAQAVHPGYGFLAENAEFAAALHAAGIVFIGPPVAAIKTMGDKIAAKAAVSEFDVPVVPGISRPGLTDDDLIAGAPRVGFPVLVKPSAGGGGKGMRVVHDAAELPAALTSARREAASAFGDDTLFLERFVLRPRHIEVQVLADGHGNVIHLGERECSLQRRHQKVIEEAPSPLLDAATRARIGEAACNTARSVNYTGAGTVEFIVSADAPDEFFFMEMNTRLQVEHPVTELVTGVDLVAQQVRIAAGAELGIAQTDIMLTGHAIEARVYSEDPGNGFLPTGGTVLDVVEPADARVDSGIYPGTVVGSDYDPMLAKVIAYGEDRNAALRGLDRALIETAVLGVTTNIDFLRFLLADEDVAAGRLDTGLLDRRTPDYVAPQPTDEELVAAATYRWLDTWAAADGNLWSVPSGWRTGTAAPTVIRLGAGARVDHVRITGTPASATAEVEHGATYRFSAGRRGRLLNLTVDDIGVEYVAAAEGGYVWLAGPKRTIAVHEVREAPVRPDDEHAGDAELLSPMPGSVVATGVTDGADVTSGTVVVTVEAMKMEHALSAPVDGVVELLVAVGDQVKVGQPLARITAAKETQQ is encoded by the coding sequence ATGTTCAACACAGTTTTGGTCGCCAACCGCGGTGAGATCGCGGTACGGGTCATCCGCACCCTGCGCGATATGGGTATCCGTTCGGTCGCGGTGTACAGCGATGCCGACGCCGGTGCGCGGCACGTCCGTGAGGCCGACACCGCGGTGCGCATCGGGCCGGCTCCGGCACGTCAGAGCTATCTCGACATCGAGGCCATCGTCTCGGCCGCGCGGCGCACCGGAGCCCAGGCGGTGCATCCCGGATACGGATTCCTGGCCGAAAACGCCGAATTCGCGGCCGCCCTGCACGCCGCGGGCATCGTGTTCATCGGTCCGCCGGTGGCGGCGATCAAGACCATGGGGGACAAGATCGCGGCCAAGGCGGCGGTCTCGGAGTTCGATGTGCCGGTGGTGCCTGGTATTTCGCGACCGGGTCTGACCGATGACGATCTGATCGCCGGGGCGCCCCGGGTTGGCTTCCCGGTCCTGGTCAAACCGTCGGCCGGCGGCGGGGGAAAGGGTATGCGCGTCGTGCACGACGCGGCAGAACTTCCGGCGGCGCTGACAAGTGCGCGCCGCGAGGCGGCATCGGCGTTCGGTGACGACACGCTGTTCCTGGAGCGGTTCGTGTTGCGCCCCCGCCATATCGAGGTGCAGGTGCTCGCCGACGGACATGGCAACGTGATCCATCTCGGGGAGCGGGAGTGCAGCCTGCAGCGCCGTCATCAGAAGGTCATCGAGGAAGCGCCCTCGCCGCTGCTGGACGCGGCGACTCGCGCCCGCATCGGCGAGGCCGCCTGCAACACCGCGCGCAGCGTCAACTACACCGGCGCCGGGACCGTCGAGTTCATCGTGTCCGCCGATGCCCCCGACGAGTTCTTCTTCATGGAGATGAACACCCGCCTGCAGGTCGAACACCCGGTGACCGAACTGGTCACCGGCGTGGATCTCGTTGCCCAGCAGGTCCGTATCGCCGCCGGCGCCGAACTCGGGATCGCCCAGACCGACATCATGCTGACGGGCCATGCGATCGAGGCCCGGGTGTACTCCGAGGATCCCGGAAACGGTTTCCTGCCTACCGGCGGCACGGTGCTGGACGTGGTCGAACCTGCCGACGCGCGGGTCGATTCGGGGATCTACCCGGGCACCGTGGTGGGCAGTGACTACGACCCCATGCTGGCCAAGGTCATCGCCTACGGTGAGGACCGGAACGCGGCACTGCGCGGTCTGGACCGTGCGCTGATCGAGACCGCGGTGCTGGGTGTGACCACCAATATCGACTTCCTGCGGTTCCTGCTCGCCGATGAGGATGTCGCCGCCGGCCGGCTGGACACCGGCTTACTGGACCGGCGCACCCCCGATTACGTTGCGCCCCAACCCACCGACGAGGAATTGGTCGCCGCTGCCACCTACCGCTGGCTGGACACCTGGGCGGCGGCGGACGGCAATCTGTGGTCGGTGCCCTCGGGCTGGCGCACCGGTACAGCCGCGCCGACGGTCATCCGGCTCGGCGCCGGCGCGCGGGTAGATCATGTCCGCATCACCGGCACCCCCGCGTCCGCGACCGCTGAGGTCGAACACGGCGCGACCTATCGGTTCAGCGCGGGGCGCCGAGGCCGGCTGCTGAACCTCACCGTCGACGACATCGGCGTCGAGTACGTGGCGGCCGCCGAGGGCGGGTATGTCTGGCTGGCCGGGCCGAAGCGCACCATCGCGGTACACGAGGTGCGTGAGGCGCCGGTGCGTCCCGATGACGAACACGCCGGTGATGCCGAACTGCTCAGCCCGATGCCGGGTTCTGTTGTCGCCACCGGCGTCACCGACGGCGCCGATGTCACCTCGGGCACCGTCGTGGTCACGGTGGAGGCCATGAAGATGGAACACGCGTTGTCCGCCCCCGTCGACGGGGTGGTCGAACTTCTCGTCGCCGTGGGCGATCAGGTCAAGGTGGGCCAGCCGCTGGCCCGAATCACCGCAGCAAAGGAGACTCAGCAATGA
- a CDS encoding carboxyl transferase domain-containing protein gives MTHRDAHVALVTELRAKLAAVALGGPEKARERHVGRGKLLPRERVDGLLDPGSPFLDVAPLAADGMYDDDCPGAGMIAGIGRVSGRECMIVANDATVKGGTYYPITVKKHLRAQEIAAQNRLPCLYLVDSGGAFLPRQDEVFPDREHFGRIFFNQATMSAQGIPQIAAVLGSCTAGGAYVPAMSDEAVIVRNQGTIFLGGPPLVKAATGEVVTAEELGGGDLHSKTSGVTDHLAHDDRDALRIVRRIVGTFGPRQDPPWEVRPTVAPIADQSELYDVVPVDSRVPYDVHEVITRVVDGGEFQEFKAEYGTTLVTGFARIHGHPVGIIANNGVLFGESAVKGAHFIELCDKRSTPLVFLQNIAGFMVGRDYEAGGIAKHGAKMVTAVACARVPKLTVVIGGSYGAGNYSMCGRAYSPRFLWMWPNARISVMGGEQAASVLATVRGDMTPEQEEAFKAPIREQYEHQGNPYYSTARLWDDGVIDPADTRTVLGLALSVVAQAPLEPVSYGVFRM, from the coding sequence ATGACACATCGCGACGCGCACGTCGCCCTGGTGACCGAACTGCGCGCCAAACTGGCGGCAGTTGCGCTGGGTGGCCCGGAGAAGGCCCGAGAACGCCATGTCGGACGCGGGAAATTGCTCCCGCGCGAGCGGGTGGACGGACTGCTCGACCCGGGCAGCCCGTTCCTCGACGTGGCGCCGCTGGCCGCCGACGGCATGTACGACGACGACTGCCCGGGTGCGGGAATGATCGCGGGCATCGGCCGGGTGTCGGGGCGCGAATGCATGATTGTGGCCAACGATGCGACGGTCAAGGGCGGCACCTACTACCCGATCACCGTGAAGAAGCACCTGCGCGCCCAGGAGATCGCCGCGCAGAACCGGTTGCCGTGTCTCTATCTGGTGGACTCCGGTGGGGCGTTCCTGCCGCGCCAGGACGAGGTGTTCCCCGACCGCGAACACTTCGGCCGGATCTTCTTCAACCAGGCCACCATGAGCGCGCAGGGCATCCCGCAGATCGCCGCCGTGCTCGGATCCTGCACCGCCGGTGGCGCCTATGTGCCTGCCATGAGCGATGAGGCCGTCATCGTGCGCAACCAGGGCACCATCTTCCTCGGCGGCCCGCCGCTGGTGAAGGCCGCGACCGGCGAGGTGGTGACCGCCGAGGAACTCGGCGGCGGTGACCTGCACTCCAAAACCTCCGGCGTGACCGACCATCTGGCACACGACGACCGCGACGCGCTACGCATCGTGCGCCGCATCGTCGGCACGTTCGGGCCCCGGCAGGACCCGCCGTGGGAGGTGCGGCCCACCGTCGCGCCGATCGCCGATCAGTCCGAGCTCTATGACGTGGTGCCGGTGGATTCCCGGGTGCCCTACGACGTGCACGAGGTGATCACCCGCGTCGTCGATGGTGGCGAGTTCCAGGAGTTCAAGGCCGAATACGGCACCACGCTGGTGACCGGGTTCGCGCGCATCCACGGCCATCCCGTCGGCATCATCGCCAACAACGGCGTGCTGTTCGGGGAGTCGGCCGTCAAGGGCGCGCACTTCATCGAGCTGTGCGACAAACGCAGTACCCCGCTGGTGTTCCTGCAGAACATCGCCGGGTTCATGGTGGGCCGCGACTACGAGGCCGGGGGCATCGCCAAACACGGCGCCAAGATGGTCACCGCGGTGGCCTGCGCGCGGGTGCCCAAGCTGACGGTGGTGATCGGTGGTTCCTACGGTGCGGGCAACTACTCGATGTGCGGTCGGGCGTATTCGCCGCGGTTCCTGTGGATGTGGCCCAATGCCCGAATCTCGGTGATGGGCGGTGAGCAGGCCGCCTCGGTGCTGGCCACCGTGCGCGGTGACATGACACCGGAGCAGGAGGAGGCGTTCAAGGCCCCCATCCGCGAACAGTACGAACACCAGGGCAACCCGTACTACTCGACCGCCCGGCTCTGGGATGACGGTGTGATCGACCCCGCCGACACCAGAACCGTGCTGGGACTTGCCCTGTCAGTTGTCGCACAGGCTCCGCTGGAGCCGGTGTCCTACGGCGTCTTCAGGATGTGA
- a CDS encoding TetR/AcrR family transcriptional regulator produces the protein MSMGGTEPGMNTETPRSRAKSDRRTQLIAAAERLVAEHGYLSVRLEDIGAAAGVSGPAIYRHFPNKEALLVELLVGISTRLLAGAREVVADSADAGAALDGLIDFHLDFVLGESDLIRIQDRDLGHLPSAAKRQVRKAQRQYVEIWVDVLRQADARLDEAEARLKAHAVFGLLNSTPHSVKMPSTDHASRSILRAMTVAALAAAR, from the coding sequence ATGTCTATGGGCGGGACGGAGCCGGGCATGAACACTGAGACTCCGCGCAGCAGGGCCAAATCCGATCGCAGGACCCAACTCATCGCCGCCGCGGAACGGCTGGTCGCCGAACACGGCTACCTGTCGGTCCGGCTGGAGGACATCGGCGCCGCGGCGGGGGTCAGCGGGCCGGCGATCTACCGGCACTTCCCCAACAAGGAAGCACTGCTGGTCGAACTGCTGGTCGGCATCAGCACCCGGCTGCTCGCCGGGGCCCGCGAGGTGGTCGCGGACTCCGCCGACGCCGGAGCCGCGCTGGACGGACTGATCGACTTCCACCTCGACTTCGTGCTCGGCGAATCGGACCTGATCCGCATCCAGGACCGCGACCTGGGCCACCTCCCGTCCGCGGCCAAACGCCAGGTCCGCAAGGCGCAGCGGCAATACGTCGAGATCTGGGTCGACGTGCTGCGGCAGGCCGATGCTCGCCTGGACGAGGCCGAGGCCCGACTCAAGGCGCACGCCGTCTTCGGCCTGCTCAACTCCACCCCGCACAGCGTCAAAATGCCCAGTACAGACCATGCCTCGCGGAGCATCCTGCGCGCCATGACCGTCGCGGCCCTGGCGGCCGCGCGCTGA
- a CDS encoding MmpS family transport accessory protein, with protein sequence MTDSPRRDEPTQRLDGGHSGYSGYSDPAYSGQPPYGVRPTEQLPSYPAYGYDQYGGGSYGGPPPPPGAPPPEPPGTPRWLWIVAAVAVVTVIGLVIALVIVNSSQQQTVVAPVPTLSEPSIAEPTLSTAPPTTTRRPTTTSRPAPTTTTTPSVPGGSTVPGATESVTYNVTGEGRAINVTYVDDGGVLQTEFNVLLPWSKTVNLAQPAKRSASVTIINVGREVNCSISIDGAEIQQRTGSGLTICSPIG encoded by the coding sequence ATGACCGATTCTCCACGCAGAGACGAGCCGACGCAGCGGCTCGACGGTGGCCATTCCGGATATTCGGGCTACTCGGATCCCGCCTACTCGGGTCAGCCCCCGTACGGCGTGCGCCCCACCGAGCAGCTGCCGTCGTATCCGGCATACGGATACGACCAGTACGGCGGCGGTTCCTACGGCGGACCACCGCCGCCACCGGGCGCCCCACCGCCGGAACCCCCCGGCACACCGCGCTGGTTGTGGATCGTCGCCGCCGTCGCCGTGGTCACCGTCATCGGCCTGGTCATCGCGCTGGTGATCGTGAACAGCTCCCAGCAGCAGACCGTCGTCGCCCCGGTGCCCACCCTGTCCGAGCCCAGCATCGCCGAGCCGACGCTGAGCACCGCCCCGCCGACCACCACACGCCGCCCGACCACCACCAGCCGTCCCGCCCCGACGACCACCACGACACCGTCGGTCCCAGGCGGGTCGACGGTGCCCGGCGCCACCGAAAGCGTGACCTACAACGTCACCGGCGAGGGGCGGGCCATCAACGTCACCTACGTCGATGACGGAGGTGTGCTGCAGACCGAGTTCAACGTGCTGCTGCCGTGGAGCAAGACGGTCAATCTGGCCCAGCCGGCCAAACGGTCGGCCAGCGTCACCATCATCAACGTCGGGCGCGAGGTCAACTGCTCGATCAGCATCGACGGCGCCGAGATTCAGCAGCGCACCGGATCCGGTCTGACGATCTGCAGCCCGATCGGCTAA
- a CDS encoding MFS transporter — MSSPGSAPASARRSQILSWVLYDCGATGLNAIVVTFVFSVYLTSAVGEGLPGDTTPASWLGRALTVAGVIVALLAPVTGIWVNAPHRRRRALALLTSVVVILAASMSLIRADYRYLFAGLALLALAAACNDLATVPYNAMLSQLTTPQNSGRVSGAGLAVGYAGTVGLLLIVYVAFISGDGGVLGLPTDDGQNVSAAMLLTAVWFAAFAAPLLLRAPSPPADENYRAIGFFASYRVLWTEVKSEWRRDRNVVYYLIASAVFRDGLTGVFTFGAVLGVNVYGISPASVLLFGVCACLVAAIGAVAGGLLDDRFGAKPVIVCALTLMIAVGLTLMTLSGQLAFWICGLLLCLFIGPTLSAARTQMLRMSTEGKEGVAFGLYTTTGRAAAPLAPWLFFVFIDAFGTDRAGMGGLCVVLALGLFLMLGVRTRPAAQPV; from the coding sequence ATGAGCAGCCCCGGGTCGGCGCCAGCTTCGGCCCGGCGGTCACAGATTCTGTCCTGGGTTCTCTACGACTGCGGGGCCACCGGCCTGAACGCCATCGTGGTCACCTTCGTCTTCTCGGTGTATCTGACCAGCGCGGTCGGTGAGGGTCTGCCGGGGGACACCACCCCGGCCAGCTGGCTGGGCCGGGCGCTGACGGTGGCCGGTGTCATCGTGGCGCTGCTGGCGCCGGTGACCGGCATCTGGGTCAACGCCCCGCACCGTCGCCGTCGCGCACTCGCCCTGCTGACCAGCGTCGTGGTGATCCTGGCGGCCTCGATGAGCCTGATCCGGGCGGACTACCGGTATCTGTTCGCCGGGCTGGCTCTGCTGGCCCTGGCGGCGGCGTGCAATGACCTGGCCACCGTGCCCTACAACGCGATGCTCAGTCAGCTCACGACACCGCAGAACTCCGGTCGGGTATCCGGTGCGGGCCTGGCGGTCGGCTATGCCGGCACCGTCGGATTGCTGCTGATCGTCTACGTGGCCTTCATCTCCGGCGACGGCGGCGTCCTCGGGCTGCCCACCGACGACGGACAGAACGTCAGTGCCGCGATGCTGCTCACGGCGGTCTGGTTCGCCGCGTTCGCGGCGCCCCTGCTGCTGAGGGCGCCGTCGCCGCCGGCCGACGAGAACTACCGTGCCATCGGCTTCTTCGCCTCCTACCGGGTGCTGTGGACGGAGGTGAAAAGCGAATGGCGGCGCGATCGCAACGTCGTCTACTACCTGATCGCCAGCGCGGTCTTCCGGGACGGGCTCACCGGGGTGTTCACCTTCGGGGCGGTGCTGGGGGTCAACGTGTACGGCATCTCACCGGCCAGCGTGCTGCTGTTCGGGGTCTGCGCATGTCTGGTGGCGGCCATCGGGGCGGTGGCCGGTGGGCTGCTCGATGATCGGTTCGGCGCCAAGCCTGTCATCGTCTGCGCGCTGACGTTGATGATCGCGGTCGGGCTGACGTTGATGACGCTGTCCGGGCAGCTGGCGTTCTGGATCTGCGGGCTGCTGCTGTGCCTGTTCATCGGCCCGACCCTGTCGGCGGCGCGCACCCAGATGCTTCGGATGTCCACCGAGGGCAAGGAGGGCGTCGCGTTCGGCCTCTACACGACGACCGGCCGCGCGGCCGCCCCGCTGGCGCCGTGGCTGTTCTTCGTGTTCATCGACGCCTTCGGCACCGATCGCGCCGGCATGGGTGGGCTGTGCGTGGTGCTGGCGCTGGGTCTGTTCTTGATGCTGGGCGTGCGCACCCGACCTGCCGCCCAACCGGTTTAG
- the cmrA gene encoding mycolate reductase (Catalyzes the final step in mycolic acid biosynthesis.) has translation MPVPAPHPDARAVVTGASQGIGEALAFDLAARGHHLIITARRGEVLTELAARITERHGVTVEVRAVDLADPAARDVLCDELAGRNISILCANAGTATFGPLAKLDPAGEKAQVQLNAIAVHDLCLAVLPGMLARKAGGILISGSAAGNSPIPNNATYAATKAFANTFSESLRGEVKKDGVHVTLLAPGPVRTELPDVSEQSLVERLIPDFLWIDTEYTAKVSLDALEANKMRIVPGLTSKAMSVASGYAPRAIVTPIVGAVYKKLGGQ, from the coding sequence ATGCCTGTACCCGCGCCCCATCCCGACGCCCGCGCAGTCGTCACCGGAGCCTCCCAGGGCATCGGTGAGGCCCTGGCCTTCGATCTGGCCGCCCGCGGCCACCACCTGATCATCACCGCACGCCGCGGCGAGGTGCTCACCGAGCTCGCCGCACGGATCACCGAACGGCACGGTGTGACCGTCGAGGTGCGGGCGGTGGACCTCGCCGACCCGGCGGCCCGCGACGTGCTGTGCGACGAGCTCGCCGGCCGCAACATCTCCATCCTGTGCGCCAATGCCGGGACGGCGACCTTCGGCCCGCTGGCCAAGCTCGACCCGGCCGGCGAGAAAGCCCAGGTTCAGCTCAATGCCATTGCCGTGCACGACCTTTGCCTCGCGGTGCTGCCCGGCATGCTGGCACGCAAAGCCGGCGGCATCCTGATCTCGGGCTCGGCGGCGGGCAACTCCCCGATCCCCAACAACGCCACCTACGCGGCGACCAAGGCCTTCGCGAACACCTTCAGCGAGTCGCTGCGCGGTGAGGTCAAGAAAGACGGCGTGCACGTCACGCTGCTGGCGCCGGGCCCCGTGCGCACCGAGCTACCGGATGTCTCCGAGCAGTCGCTGGTGGAGCGGCTGATCCCGGACTTCCTCTGGATCGACACCGAGTACACCGCCAAGGTGTCGCTGGACGCGTTGGAAGCCAACAAGATGCGCATCGTGCCGGGCCTGACGTCCAAGGCGATGTCGGTGGCCAGCGGCTACGCACCGCGGGCCATCGTCACCCCGATCGTCGGCGCGGTCTACAAGAAGCTCGGCGGCCAGTAG